From one Marinobacter sp. LV10MA510-1 genomic stretch:
- the typA gene encoding translational GTPase TypA, producing MIDKLRNIAIIAHVDHGKTTLVDKLLRLSGTLDRKELESERVMDSNDQEKERGITILAKNTALKWNGYDINIVDTPGHADFGGEVERVMSMVDCVLLVVDSIDGPMPQTRFVTQKAFAAGLRPIVIVNKIDRPGARPDWVVEQVFDLFDSLGATDEQLDFPIVYASALNGISGLEHENLVDNMDPVFQAIVDHVPAPNVDREGAFQMQISQLDYSSFLGVIGIGRIARGKIKTNTQVIAIGADGKKRQGRILKIMGHSGLHRVEVDEAQAGDIICISGLDQIHISDTLCDINNVEALPPLTVDEPTVSMTFQVNDSPFCGREGKFVTSRNIKDRLEKELLYNVALRVEDGDTMDKFKVSGRGELHLSVLIENMRRENFELAVGRPEVVIKVVDGVKQEPYENVIVDIEEQHQGPLMEQFGLRRGELTNMVPDGKGRMRLEYTIPARGLIGFRNSFLTMTSGTGILTSTFSHYGPIKAGEVTSRQNGVLVSMATGTALTYSLETLQSRGKLFLDPGQSVYEGQLCGIHSRDSDLVINPTKGKKLDNMRASGKDEVIPLVPPIKHTLEQALEFIGDDELVEVTPKSIRLRKKHLTENDRKRAGKK from the coding sequence GTGATTGATAAACTTCGTAATATCGCCATTATTGCCCACGTTGACCATGGTAAAACCACGCTGGTCGACAAACTGCTGCGCCTTTCTGGCACATTGGACCGTAAAGAGCTCGAAAGCGAGCGCGTTATGGATTCCAACGATCAGGAAAAAGAACGTGGCATCACCATTCTGGCCAAAAACACCGCGCTAAAATGGAACGGATACGACATCAACATCGTAGACACCCCGGGACACGCCGATTTTGGCGGCGAAGTGGAACGTGTAATGAGCATGGTGGATTGTGTGCTGCTGGTGGTTGATTCCATCGACGGCCCCATGCCACAAACTCGCTTTGTAACCCAAAAAGCCTTTGCTGCGGGTTTGCGTCCGATCGTCATTGTTAACAAAATTGACCGCCCGGGCGCCCGCCCGGATTGGGTTGTAGAGCAGGTATTTGATCTGTTTGACAGCTTGGGCGCTACCGATGAGCAGCTGGACTTCCCGATTGTTTACGCCAGTGCGCTTAACGGTATTTCCGGTTTGGAGCATGAAAACCTGGTCGACAACATGGACCCGGTATTCCAGGCCATCGTTGACCACGTGCCGGCACCGAATGTTGACCGGGAAGGTGCTTTCCAGATGCAGATATCGCAACTGGACTACAGCAGCTTTCTGGGCGTTATCGGTATCGGTCGCATTGCCCGCGGTAAGATAAAAACCAACACACAGGTGATTGCCATCGGCGCCGACGGCAAAAAGCGCCAGGGCCGTATTTTGAAAATTATGGGCCACTCCGGCCTGCATCGGGTTGAAGTGGACGAAGCCCAGGCTGGCGATATTATTTGTATCAGCGGTTTGGACCAGATTCACATCTCCGACACCCTGTGTGACATCAATAACGTAGAGGCTTTGCCGCCGCTGACGGTTGACGAGCCCACCGTGTCCATGACGTTTCAGGTCAACGATTCGCCCTTCTGCGGTAGAGAAGGCAAGTTTGTGACCAGCCGTAACATCAAAGATCGCCTTGAAAAAGAGCTGCTGTACAACGTAGCCCTGCGGGTTGAAGACGGCGACACCATGGACAAATTCAAAGTCTCTGGCCGTGGCGAGCTGCACCTGTCGGTGTTGATTGAAAACATGCGTCGGGAAAACTTCGAACTGGCCGTAGGCCGCCCGGAAGTGGTCATCAAGGTAGTGGATGGGGTAAAGCAAGAGCCCTATGAAAATGTCATCGTTGACATTGAAGAGCAGCACCAAGGCCCGTTGATGGAGCAGTTTGGATTGCGCAGGGGCGAACTCACCAACATGGTCCCCGATGGTAAAGGCCGTATGCGTCTGGAATACACCATTCCGGCCCGCGGTTTGATTGGTTTTCGGAACTCGTTTCTGACCATGACGTCCGGTACCGGTATTCTGACTTCGACCTTCAGCCATTACGGCCCGATCAAGGCCGGCGAAGTCACCAGTCGCCAGAACGGCGTGTTGGTTTCTATGGCCACAGGGACAGCGCTGACTTACTCGCTGGAAACCCTGCAAAGCCGAGGCAAGCTGTTCCTTGACCCAGGCCAGTCTGTTTACGAAGGTCAGCTGTGTGGCATTCACAGCCGCGACAGCGATCTGGTGATCAACCCAACCAAGGGTAAGAAACTGGATAACATGCGCGCGTCTGGCAAAGACGAAGTGATTCCTTTGGTTCCGCCCATCAAGCACACCCTGGAGCAGGCGCTGGAGTTTATTGGTGACGACGAGCTGGTGGAAGTAACGCCCAAGTCGATCCGTTTGCGTAAAAAGCACCTGACTGAAAACGATCGTAAGCGCGCCGGCAAGAAGTAA
- the glnA gene encoding glutamate--ammonia ligase, with translation MSKTIDLITQHEAKWIDLRFTDTHGKEHHVTMPATEASEDFFIDGKMFDGSSIAGWKGINESDMILMPDDSSAVVDPFTEESTVNISCDIVEPTTMQGYERDPRSVARRTEEYLKSTGIADSALFGPEPEFFVFDSVKWKTDMQGSMYEIHSEEAAWSSGNDFDGNNTGHRPRVKGGYFPVPPVDSLHDLRGAMCGAMASMGLEIEVHHHEVGTAGQCEIGVGAATLTRKADEVQILKYCVHNVAHAYGKTATFMPKPVVGDNGSGMHVHMSLSKDGKNLFAGDSYAGLSEMALHYVGGIIKHAKAINAFTNPATNSYKRLVPHYEAPVMLAYSARNRSASIRIPYVNSPKARRVEVRFPDPAANPYLAFSVLMMAGLDGIQNKIHPGDAMDKDLYDLPKEEALNIPKVAETLQEALQCLEADHEFLTRGGVFTEDMIRAYIDLKRADVERMNMTTHPVEFELYYSC, from the coding sequence ATGTCCAAAACCATTGATTTGATCACCCAGCACGAGGCGAAGTGGATCGACTTGCGCTTTACCGATACCCATGGCAAAGAACACCACGTAACCATGCCGGCCACCGAAGCCTCTGAAGACTTTTTCATCGACGGCAAAATGTTCGACGGCTCTTCGATTGCTGGCTGGAAAGGTATTAACGAATCCGACATGATTCTGATGCCGGATGACAGCAGCGCCGTGGTTGACCCGTTCACCGAAGAATCCACCGTCAACATCAGCTGCGACATTGTGGAACCCACCACCATGCAAGGCTACGAGCGCGACCCTCGTTCAGTCGCACGCCGCACCGAGGAATATCTGAAGTCTACCGGCATTGCCGACAGCGCTTTGTTTGGCCCAGAGCCCGAGTTCTTTGTGTTCGATTCGGTGAAATGGAAGACCGACATGCAGGGTTCCATGTACGAGATTCATTCCGAAGAGGCTGCCTGGTCGTCCGGCAACGATTTTGATGGCAATAACACTGGCCATCGCCCGCGGGTAAAAGGCGGTTACTTCCCGGTGCCTCCGGTAGACAGCCTGCACGATTTGCGCGGCGCCATGTGCGGCGCTATGGCGTCTATGGGCCTGGAAATTGAAGTGCACCACCACGAAGTGGGCACCGCTGGCCAGTGTGAAATTGGCGTTGGCGCGGCTACCTTGACCCGAAAAGCCGATGAAGTGCAGATTCTGAAATACTGCGTGCACAACGTGGCCCATGCCTACGGCAAAACCGCGACCTTTATGCCCAAGCCCGTTGTGGGTGATAACGGTTCAGGCATGCACGTACACATGTCGTTGAGCAAAGATGGCAAGAACCTGTTTGCCGGCGACAGCTACGCGGGCCTGAGTGAAATGGCATTGCATTACGTTGGCGGCATTATCAAGCACGCCAAAGCGATTAATGCGTTCACCAACCCTGCCACCAACAGCTATAAGCGTTTGGTGCCGCACTATGAAGCCCCGGTGATGCTGGCCTATTCTGCTCGCAACCGCTCGGCTTCTATTCGGATTCCCTACGTGAACAGCCCGAAGGCGCGCCGCGTTGAAGTGCGTTTCCCGGACCCGGCGGCTAACCCTTACCTGGCATTTTCAGTGCTGATGATGGCTGGCCTGGACGGCATCCAGAACAAGATTCACCCCGGCGACGCCATGGATAAAGATCTTTACGATCTGCCAAAAGAAGAAGCGCTGAACATCCCAAAAGTGGCCGAGACCCTGCAGGAAGCGCTGCAGTGCCTGGAAGCCGATCACGAGTTTTTGACCCGTGGTGGCGTGTTCACCGAAGACATGATTCGCGCTTACATTGACCTCAAGCGTGCTGACGTAGAGCGTATGAACATGACCACTCACCCGGTTGAATTCGAACTTTACTACTCCTGCTAA
- a CDS encoding DUF4124 domain-containing protein — protein sequence MKPAIVIAAATLLLINGAAQAEVYRQVDAQGNVTFSDEPSSGAEAIQVRPVTTITLPKMQDLEQFEQPQQKQPPSPLYELVKIAYPRNNEAFNSGNGDVEFNVISSPQLRDGHKYEVTLDGQPVGQSTSGTILVQNMDRGTHQAGVNIVNRSGVQVGSGTGITFTIHRPSRLN from the coding sequence ATGAAACCGGCTATTGTGATTGCTGCTGCAACCCTGTTACTGATCAACGGAGCGGCGCAGGCCGAGGTGTATCGCCAAGTAGACGCCCAAGGCAATGTGACCTTTTCTGACGAGCCCTCTTCGGGTGCCGAAGCCATACAGGTAAGGCCGGTAACCACCATTACGCTGCCGAAAATGCAGGACCTGGAACAATTTGAACAACCACAGCAGAAACAGCCGCCAAGCCCCCTTTATGAACTGGTAAAGATCGCTTACCCGCGAAATAACGAGGCGTTTAACAGCGGCAATGGCGACGTAGAATTCAACGTGATCAGCAGCCCGCAACTGCGCGATGGGCATAAGTACGAAGTCACCCTGGACGGCCAGCCCGTTGGCCAAAGCACGTCAGGCACTATTTTGGTGCAGAACATGGACCGCGGTACCCATCAGGCCGGAGTCAACATCGTGAACCGTAGTGGTGTTCAGGTTGGTTCAGGCACCGGCATTACCTTCACCATTCACCGCCCTTCCCGCCTAAACTGA
- the glnL gene encoding nitrogen regulation protein NR(II) produces MANASNPVTGYPQIVDSLSTALLVMDRNLLIRYMNPAAENLLAVSATRSHGMAFSAMVLVAGDTERRLKAAADHGRSFSQHEVEYMLVNGARMIVDYTVTPISSEGDLLLEIWRRDQLLRINREEDILSQQETNRVLVRGMAHEIKNPLGGIRGAAQLLDRELQSAELREYTQVIIDEADRLRSLVDRMLGPNKAPRLIRTNVHEVLERVRALLEAESHGKLTFKRDYDPSLPEFCADREQLIQAFLNIARNAMEACLESPDGPGNADSHGGPHNHGNSSSKTGKTSEPATITFRTRALRQFTIGPVRHRLVCRVDVIDNGPGISPQLQQNIFYPMISGRASGNGLGLAITQSIIGRHHGLVECNSEPGHTNFVIYLPLEECT; encoded by the coding sequence ATGGCTAACGCTTCAAACCCGGTGACCGGTTACCCACAGATTGTTGACAGCCTTAGCACCGCGCTGCTGGTGATGGACCGCAATCTGCTTATTCGCTATATGAACCCGGCCGCTGAAAATCTGCTGGCGGTGAGCGCAACCCGCAGCCATGGCATGGCTTTCAGCGCTATGGTGCTGGTTGCCGGCGACACCGAACGCCGACTGAAAGCCGCAGCCGACCACGGACGGTCTTTCAGCCAGCATGAGGTGGAGTACATGCTGGTGAACGGTGCGCGCATGATTGTGGATTACACGGTAACGCCGATCAGCTCGGAAGGTGACTTGCTGCTGGAAATATGGCGCCGCGACCAGCTGCTGCGCATTAACCGTGAAGAAGACATATTGTCGCAGCAGGAAACCAATCGGGTGCTGGTGCGCGGTATGGCGCACGAAATCAAAAACCCCCTGGGCGGTATACGCGGCGCGGCGCAACTGCTGGACCGCGAGTTGCAAAGCGCCGAACTGCGCGAATACACCCAAGTGATCATCGACGAAGCCGATCGGCTGCGTAGCCTGGTAGACCGTATGCTGGGGCCCAACAAAGCACCCAGACTCATTCGCACCAACGTCCACGAGGTTCTGGAACGGGTGCGCGCGCTGCTAGAGGCCGAAAGCCATGGCAAACTGACGTTCAAGCGGGATTACGACCCCAGCCTGCCGGAGTTCTGCGCTGACCGCGAACAGCTGATTCAGGCGTTTTTGAATATTGCCCGCAACGCGATGGAAGCTTGCCTGGAAAGCCCTGACGGCCCTGGCAACGCTGATAGTCATGGTGGCCCTCACAACCATGGCAACTCTTCAAGCAAAACCGGCAAAACCAGCGAGCCGGCCACCATAACCTTCCGCACCCGTGCCCTGCGCCAGTTCACCATAGGCCCGGTGCGCCACCGTTTGGTGTGCCGGGTAGACGTTATCGACAATGGCCCGGGCATCAGCCCACAGCTGCAACAGAATATTTTTTACCCGATGATCAGCGGGCGCGCCAGCGGTAATGGCCTGGGACTGGCCATTACCCAGAGCATTATTGGCCGCCACCATGGGCTGGTGGAATGCAACAGCGAGCCCGGACACACCAACTTTGTTATTTACCTGCCCCTTGAGGAGTGCACATGA
- the glnG gene encoding nitrogen regulation protein NR(I), with protein MSTSTVAWIIDDDRSIRWVLDRALTQAGLRTRSFDNGDNIMRQLEHEQPDVIISDIRMPGIDGLSLLARITESHPGLPVIIMTAHSDLESAVSSYQTGAFDYLPKPFDLDDAVALVQRAAGHSRERRAKTDSVHEKTAGSAEIIGEAPAMQEVFRAIGRLSHSNITVLINGESGTGKELVAQALHNHSPRTGQSFIALNMAAIPKDLVESELFGHEKGAFTGAANTRQGRFEQADGGTLFLDEIGDMPADSQTRLLRVLADGEFYRVGGTTSVKVDVRIIAATHQNLETLVQAGSFREDLFHRLNVIRIHLPRLTERREDIPQLLSYFLKRAAKELNVDAKLLRPDAEAYLSTLPWPGNVRQLENTCRWLTVMASGREVHVDDLPPELRQQAASSATGKTWQEALSLWAEQEFKRGRSDLLTGALPEFEKIMINAALHHTAGRRRDASLLLGWGRNTLTRKINELELNSADSPDAGLGDRF; from the coding sequence ATGAGTACGTCGACAGTGGCCTGGATTATTGATGACGATCGCAGCATCCGCTGGGTACTGGACCGGGCGCTGACCCAGGCCGGACTGCGCACCCGCAGCTTCGACAACGGTGACAACATCATGCGCCAGCTCGAGCACGAGCAGCCCGACGTTATCATAAGCGACATTCGCATGCCGGGCATAGACGGCCTGAGCCTGTTGGCGCGCATTACCGAGAGCCACCCCGGCCTGCCGGTGATTATCATGACCGCCCATTCTGACCTGGAAAGCGCCGTGAGCAGCTACCAGACAGGCGCGTTTGATTACCTGCCAAAACCGTTTGACCTGGACGACGCCGTGGCCCTGGTTCAGCGCGCCGCAGGCCACAGCCGCGAAAGGCGGGCAAAAACCGACAGCGTTCATGAAAAAACAGCAGGCAGCGCCGAAATTATTGGCGAAGCACCGGCCATGCAAGAGGTGTTTCGCGCCATAGGCCGGCTATCGCACTCAAATATTACCGTACTGATTAACGGCGAAAGCGGCACCGGCAAAGAGTTGGTGGCGCAAGCCCTGCACAACCACAGCCCGCGCACCGGGCAGTCGTTTATTGCGCTGAATATGGCCGCGATTCCAAAAGACCTGGTGGAGTCCGAACTGTTTGGCCACGAAAAAGGCGCGTTCACCGGCGCTGCCAATACGCGCCAGGGCCGCTTCGAGCAAGCCGACGGTGGTACCCTGTTTCTGGACGAAATTGGTGACATGCCCGCAGACAGCCAGACCCGCCTGCTGCGAGTATTGGCCGACGGTGAGTTCTACCGGGTGGGTGGTACCACATCGGTCAAGGTGGATGTGCGCATTATTGCCGCCACTCATCAAAACCTGGAAACCCTGGTGCAGGCCGGCAGCTTTCGCGAAGACCTGTTCCACCGCCTGAACGTGATACGCATACACTTGCCGCGGCTGACCGAGCGCCGGGAAGACATACCGCAACTGCTAAGCTATTTTCTCAAACGTGCGGCAAAAGAGCTGAATGTAGACGCCAAGCTGCTGCGCCCGGACGCCGAGGCTTACTTGTCTACCCTGCCCTGGCCCGGCAATGTGCGCCAGCTGGAGAACACCTGTCGCTGGTTAACGGTGATGGCCAGCGGCCGTGAGGTTCACGTCGACGATCTGCCGCCAGAGCTGCGCCAACAAGCGGCCAGCAGCGCCACCGGGAAAACCTGGCAGGAGGCCCTCAGCCTTTGGGCAGAACAGGAGTTCAAGCGCGGTCGCAGTGATCTGCTGACCGGCGCGCTGCCAGAATTTGAAAAAATCATGATCAACGCAGCCCTGCACCACACCGCGGGCCGCCGCCGCGACGCCTCCTTGTTACTGGGCTGGGGCCGCAACACTCTAACCCGCAAAATCAATGAGCTGGAGCTGAATTCGGCGGACTCACCGGACGCTGGTCTTGGGGACAGATTTTAA
- a CDS encoding DUF3141 domain-containing protein: MSANPQPAGIPSGHAIAEYAIDALQRGVLFCDVLRQRSQEYYQHKAMIMPHVLGFDLEMILDARNFQRPVNFWLARIAPPAGVVIDALKRPFVVFDPRAGQGPGIGGFKADSELGVAMKAGHTCYFVGFTPDPMPHQTIDDVMHAHGHFLEAVIACHTEAEGMPCVIGNCQAGWAVMMLAAVRPELFGPIIIAGTPLSFWAGLKGQNPSRYSGGMVGGSWLTALTSDIGGGTFDGGHLVSGFDNLDPANSLWSKYYHLWANIDTEAPRFLEFEKWWGGHADLSAEEMQWIVDELFIGNRMATAELVSGDGTRIDLRHIRSPILCFCSEGDNITPPPQALGWICDLYSSDEDIFAADQTIVYAIHESVGHLGIFVSGSVARKQHQEFSSNIDLIDVLPPGLYQAVMTPKTDSTVNPQWVEGDWLVRFEPRSLADVAAIVQPNLDDERRFATVKRISDINLGLYRTLLQPLVQAQAKVIAAVSAQANADVTEWLHRLTPAELPYHLFSERNPLMAPLASLAERVKKARKPVSGDNWLVKQQEGYSCSMVAALDDWRDFRDGAIERCFMTFYGSPVVQAMAGLKTTGGPPRPHPGKTPESIARVERCMAENHGCIGDGGVHEAVVRGLVYIAMGGGGVDERAFNALREIHAEYSTLSLSSFKKTVREQFFVLRLDQKAALDTIPVMLSVETQSKDRALSVIHRAVSAAGKLTAEQSRRLAVIEGLFAE; this comes from the coding sequence ATGAGTGCAAATCCTCAACCCGCAGGCATTCCTAGCGGGCATGCCATTGCTGAATACGCAATCGATGCGCTTCAGCGCGGGGTTCTGTTCTGTGACGTGTTGCGCCAACGCAGTCAAGAGTATTACCAGCACAAAGCGATGATCATGCCCCACGTGTTGGGCTTCGATCTTGAGATGATTCTGGATGCGCGAAACTTCCAGCGCCCCGTCAATTTCTGGCTTGCCCGCATCGCTCCTCCCGCCGGTGTAGTTATCGACGCGCTTAAACGGCCGTTCGTGGTGTTCGATCCCCGGGCAGGCCAAGGGCCCGGAATCGGCGGCTTTAAGGCCGACAGCGAGCTGGGCGTAGCCATGAAGGCCGGGCATACCTGCTATTTCGTGGGCTTCACGCCAGACCCTATGCCGCACCAGACCATCGACGACGTTATGCATGCCCATGGGCATTTTCTCGAGGCGGTTATTGCTTGCCATACCGAAGCCGAAGGCATGCCTTGCGTTATCGGTAACTGCCAGGCGGGCTGGGCGGTGATGATGCTGGCGGCCGTGCGGCCGGAGTTGTTTGGGCCGATTATTATCGCCGGAACGCCGCTGTCGTTCTGGGCAGGCTTGAAAGGGCAGAACCCGTCCCGTTACTCCGGCGGAATGGTGGGCGGCAGTTGGCTGACGGCACTAACCAGTGACATTGGTGGCGGGACATTCGACGGCGGCCACCTGGTCAGCGGTTTCGATAATCTTGACCCTGCCAACAGCCTTTGGAGCAAGTACTACCACCTCTGGGCCAATATCGATACCGAGGCGCCAAGATTTCTCGAGTTCGAAAAATGGTGGGGCGGCCATGCGGATTTATCCGCCGAGGAAATGCAATGGATTGTCGACGAGCTGTTTATCGGTAACCGGATGGCAACCGCAGAACTGGTCAGTGGTGATGGCACCAGGATTGATCTGCGCCACATCCGCTCGCCAATTCTGTGCTTTTGCTCCGAGGGCGACAACATCACTCCGCCGCCCCAGGCGCTGGGCTGGATTTGCGATTTATACAGCTCGGACGAAGACATTTTCGCCGCCGACCAGACCATCGTCTACGCGATTCACGAAAGCGTTGGCCATCTTGGCATCTTTGTTTCCGGTAGCGTGGCCCGCAAGCAGCATCAGGAGTTTTCCTCGAATATCGACCTTATCGATGTTCTGCCCCCGGGGCTTTATCAGGCGGTTATGACGCCAAAAACCGACAGCACGGTTAATCCGCAATGGGTTGAGGGTGATTGGCTGGTGCGCTTTGAGCCGCGTTCGTTGGCAGACGTGGCAGCGATTGTTCAGCCAAACCTGGACGACGAGCGGCGCTTCGCAACGGTCAAGCGGATTTCGGATATCAACCTTGGTCTTTACCGCACTCTTCTGCAGCCCTTGGTACAGGCCCAGGCCAAAGTAATTGCTGCTGTGAGCGCCCAGGCCAATGCGGATGTGACGGAGTGGCTGCATAGATTAACGCCAGCCGAGCTGCCCTACCATCTGTTTTCTGAACGTAATCCGCTAATGGCACCGCTTGCCAGCCTGGCTGAGCGGGTGAAAAAAGCGCGTAAGCCAGTCTCTGGCGATAACTGGCTGGTCAAACAGCAGGAAGGTTACTCCTGTTCCATGGTGGCTGCTCTGGATGACTGGCGCGACTTTCGGGATGGCGCCATCGAGCGCTGTTTTATGACGTTCTACGGCTCCCCTGTTGTTCAGGCGATGGCTGGCCTGAAAACGACAGGCGGGCCGCCTCGGCCGCACCCTGGCAAGACACCGGAAAGTATCGCCCGCGTTGAACGGTGCATGGCCGAAAACCACGGGTGCATTGGCGACGGTGGCGTGCACGAAGCCGTGGTGCGCGGTCTTGTGTATATCGCAATGGGCGGAGGTGGAGTTGATGAGCGGGCATTTAACGCCCTGCGTGAGATTCATGCTGAATACAGCACGCTTTCGCTCAGCTCGTTTAAAAAAACCGTGCGCGAGCAGTTTTTTGTCCTGCGACTTGACCAAAAGGCCGCGCTCGACACCATCCCGGTAATGCTGTCTGTTGAAACTCAGTCCAAAGACAGGGCGCTGAGTGTGATTCACCGGGCGGTATCCGCTGCCGGCAAGCTGACTGCCGAGCAGAGCAGGCGGCTGGCGGTGATTGAAGGACTGTTTGCAGAGTAA
- the ssb gene encoding single-stranded DNA-binding protein → MARGINKVILIGNLGQDPDTRYTPNGNAVVNLSIATDESYKDRQTGQMVPKTEWHKIVMFGKVAEVAGQYLRKGSKIYIEGKLQTRKWQNKDGQDVYTTEVVVDISGQMQMLDSRNSDGGGMSQGQQGQGQPQNRPQQAPARPQNANQPPQDDGGYNQGHQNDHYNQQPANAPSSPQKNTMPDPVDDFDDDIPF, encoded by the coding sequence ATGGCACGAGGCATCAACAAAGTCATTTTAATCGGTAACCTGGGGCAAGACCCAGACACCCGTTATACCCCCAACGGCAACGCCGTGGTTAATCTGAGTATAGCCACCGACGAAAGCTATAAAGACCGCCAAACCGGGCAAATGGTGCCAAAAACCGAATGGCACAAAATTGTCATGTTCGGCAAAGTGGCAGAAGTAGCGGGCCAGTACCTGCGCAAAGGTTCGAAGATTTATATTGAAGGCAAACTGCAAACCCGCAAATGGCAGAACAAGGACGGCCAAGACGTTTACACCACCGAAGTGGTTGTGGATATTAGCGGCCAGATGCAGATGCTGGACAGCCGCAATAGTGACGGCGGCGGCATGAGCCAGGGCCAGCAAGGCCAGGGCCAGCCGCAAAATCGCCCGCAGCAGGCGCCTGCGCGTCCACAGAATGCCAATCAGCCTCCGCAAGACGACGGCGGTTATAATCAGGGCCACCAGAACGACCATTACAATCAGCAACCGGCCAACGCTCCGTCATCGCCGCAGAAAAACACCATGCCGGATCCGGTGGACGATTTTGATGATGATATTCCGTTTTAG
- a CDS encoding MFS transporter, with product MNALEKRSVSALASVYAIRMLGLFMVMPVFVLLGGELEGATPALLGFAIGAYGLSQALLQIPFGLLSDRVGRKRMIYLGLILFAAGSLLAGSADSIYVVILGRILQGAGAIASVLMALLSDLTREEERTKAMATVGISIGISFSVSLVLGPLLGERWGLSGIFYLTAALALIALLVVWRLVPTPHQRKVSAEQQPARAMVGRVLKDQRLLRLDFGIFSLHLVLTALFLVFPSLLQDRLGLPSGSHWWFYLSVMLTSFVAMVPFIILGEKKRKMKPVLCGAVALLALSCAALSGVGESLLAAWFMLFFFFMAFNLLEASLPSLLSKEAPAASKGTAMGVYSTSQFMGAFLGGALGGYLLQHIGVTGVLGLMVAVLVVWLLVALTMPAPGYTSGFVVKLEPDAAFSYSDVDSFLRALPGVKDVVIMEEAATAYLKIDRQFFDEALLADTGFLQQTDRP from the coding sequence ATGAACGCCCTTGAAAAACGCTCGGTTTCTGCTTTGGCGTCGGTGTACGCCATTCGTATGCTCGGGCTGTTCATGGTTATGCCGGTGTTTGTGCTGCTTGGCGGAGAGCTTGAAGGCGCAACACCCGCGCTGCTGGGCTTTGCCATTGGCGCCTATGGGCTAAGCCAGGCACTGCTGCAAATTCCGTTCGGCTTGCTGTCAGACCGGGTTGGGCGCAAGCGCATGATTTATCTTGGCCTGATTCTCTTTGCGGCGGGCAGTCTGCTCGCCGGCTCAGCAGACTCCATATACGTTGTGATTCTGGGTCGGATTCTTCAGGGCGCCGGCGCCATTGCAAGCGTATTGATGGCGTTGCTCAGCGACCTGACCCGCGAAGAAGAACGCACCAAGGCCATGGCCACGGTAGGCATCTCCATCGGTATATCGTTTTCGGTGTCTTTGGTGCTTGGGCCGCTCTTGGGCGAGCGGTGGGGTCTGTCTGGCATTTTTTACCTGACCGCCGCGCTGGCATTGATTGCGCTTTTGGTTGTGTGGCGCCTGGTGCCTACACCCCACCAACGAAAAGTCAGTGCAGAGCAGCAACCGGCCCGGGCTATGGTGGGCCGAGTGTTGAAAGACCAACGCCTGTTGCGACTGGATTTTGGTATTTTCTCCCTGCACCTGGTGCTTACCGCGCTGTTTCTGGTTTTCCCCTCTTTGCTGCAAGATCGCCTGGGCCTGCCCAGCGGCTCACACTGGTGGTTTTACCTGAGCGTGATGCTGACGTCGTTTGTTGCTATGGTGCCGTTCATTATTCTCGGCGAGAAAAAGCGCAAAATGAAGCCGGTGCTGTGCGGCGCTGTGGCCTTGCTGGCGCTGTCTTGCGCGGCCCTGTCGGGAGTGGGCGAAAGCCTGCTGGCCGCCTGGTTTATGCTGTTTTTCTTTTTTATGGCGTTCAATTTACTGGAAGCCAGTTTGCCGTCGCTGCTCAGTAAAGAGGCGCCAGCGGCCAGCAAGGGTACGGCGATGGGGGTGTATTCTACCTCTCAGTTTATGGGCGCCTTTCTGGGCGGCGCCTTGGGCGGTTACCTGCTGCAACACATTGGTGTAACCGGCGTGCTGGGGTTGATGGTGGCTGTACTGGTGGTGTGGCTGCTGGTGGCGCTGACCATGCCGGCCCCAGGGTATACCAGTGGTTTTGTGGTAAAGTTAGAACCAGATGCAGCGTTCAGCTACAGCGATGTAGACAGTTTTCTGCGCGCCCTGCCGGGCGTAAAAGATGTGGTTATAATGGAAGAAGCAGCGACTGCCTATCTGAAGATAGACCGGCAGTTTTTTGATGAGGCCTTGCTTGCCGATACCGGATTTTTGCAGCAAACTGACAGGCCGTGA